In a genomic window of Takifugu flavidus isolate HTHZ2018 unplaced genomic scaffold, ASM371156v2 ctg528, whole genome shotgun sequence:
- the LOC130520790 gene encoding LOW QUALITY PROTEIN: protein dispatched homolog 1-like (The sequence of the model RefSeq protein was modified relative to this genomic sequence to represent the inferred CDS: deleted 2 bases in 1 codon), with translation HTRPFRFPRSYAELIADWPVVVLGVCTVLIVVCALVGILVPDLPDFSDPLRGFEPRGTAIGQRLVTWNNMLKNTGYKATLANYPLQYADEQAKNHQEPRWPEDHHDRDKRQAEWDFSKEFFCDVPGQRYSRLVFTSAEGKNLWSIQAIKSMCNLDNSRVRSPRSHRDYWSLCQRTSDASCCPSWTIGNYVAVLTNRSSCQKITERDVSHILKILRSCAKYYHNGTLGPDCWDMTLRRKDQLKCANVPRKCTKYNAVYQILHFLVDKDFLSPKSLESPPPVLKHSMLFSPTEKGKSMMNIYLDNFENWNSSDGVTTVTGIEFGIKHDLFQDYLLTDTVYPAIAIMIVLLVMCVYTRSVFITLMTIIAIISSLIVSYFLYRMVFNFEFFPFMNLTALIIVVGIGADDAFVLCDVWNYTKFDKPHAELSETVGVSLQHAALSMFVTSFTTAAAFYANYVSNITAIRCFGVYAGTAILVNYILMVTWLPAVVVLHERYLPNLLPCSKPPHQERGYCACTFLAGLCQKVSKCLFALSETSRIFFEKVLPCIVIKLRYLWLLWFLAITVGGAYVVCINPKMKLPSLELAEFQVFRSSHPFERYDAEFKKLFMFERFHHGEELHMPITIIWGVMPVDNGDPLNPKNKGKLMLDSSFNIASPAAQLWILNFCQKLRNQSFVFQSEEQDFTSCFIETFKQWMENQDCEEASVYPCCSQSTFPYKQDVFELCIKRAIMELDRSTTYHLVSRTPGPRFDINDTIRAIVLEFQSTYLFTLAYEKMFQFYSEVDAWITEELRHAPAGLSHGWFISSLEFYDLQDSLSGGTLVAMALSVAVAFSVMLLTTWNVIISLYAILSIAGTIFVTVGSLVLLGWEMNVLESVTISVAVGLSVDFAVHYGVAYRLAPEPDREGKVIFSLSRMGSAIAMAALTTFVAGAMMMPSTVLAYTQLGTFMMLIMCISWAFATFFFQCMCRCLGPQGNCGQIPLPKQLQCQVFSEVTPAGPSSQEGLLRRGGEAEHYELEPLASDQKIEDKPKEEQEACSQPCNGISSLHHMGSYSSPQGKSKPEAGRNSTDNGVMVPLGPPLRCRSPQTTNCTCGDPPPPHLHQDWAPHPCAPTPQDPDTPQLFPRSTNTSNKQKAGLLTTNLDPVYTHMDCHMHYVHCSPAHSHHHHSQGRLATPRQGAPHSCHLRNYCAHTASQQAGSSGEPRFTAQSPDRSPSSAIAGAADCQRHDTGRSSPDGSQNLKPPSPKRPQTQHPSPTSGAAQSAGVERQTAKDSEPCSGGTPAPATTQTATQGDAQTPGSQEKLASVPLTPEESLRPCRQSPKRERALCASPKRLYCYNRTLKMKCSSTSEFNVPKSDTSVPPIAINTTHSPESLC, from the exons ccacACAAGGCCCTTTCGCTTCCCCAGAAG CTATGCAGAGCTGATAGCTGACTGGCCCGTGGTGGTCCTGGGGGTGTGCACCGTGCTGATTGTGGTGTGTGCGCTGGTAGGCATCCTGGTACCTGACCTGCCTGACTTCTCAGACCCACTGAGG GGTTTTGAGCCTCGGGGAACAGCCATTGGTCAGCGACTGGTCACGTGGAACAACATGTTGAAAAACACAGGCTACAAAGCAACACTGGCCAACTAC CCCCTTCAATATGCAGATGAGCAGGCCAAAAA TCACCAAGAGCCGAGGTGGCCCGAGGACCATCATGACCGGGACAAACGGCAGGCCGAGTGGGACTTCAGTAAAGAGTTCTTTTGTGACGTTCCAG GACAAAGGTACTCCAGGCTGGTGTTCACGTCGGCCGAAGGGAAGAACCTTTGGAGCATTCAGGCCATTAAATCTATGTGCAACCTGGACAACAGCAGG GTGCGTTCCCCCCGTTCCCACCGTGACTACTGGAGTCTTTGTCAGCGCACCAGTGACGCTTCCTGCTGTCCCAGCTGGACAATCGGGAACTACGTTGCCGTGCTGACCAACAGGTCATCCTGTCAGAAGATCACCGAGCGGGATGTGTCGCACATCCTCAAGATTCTGCGCTCATGTGCTAAATACTACCACAACGGCACCCTGGGCCCCGACTGCTGGGACATGACCCTGAGACGCAAAGACCAACTCAAGTGCGCTAATGTGCCCAGAAAGTGCACCAAGTACAACGCCGTCTATCAgatcctccacttcctggtggACAAAGACTTCCTGAGTCCAAAGagcctggaatctcctccacccGTGCTCAAACATAGCATGCTCTTCTCGCCCACAGAGAAAGGGAAATCCATGATGAACATTTATCTGGATAATTTCGAGAACTGGAACTCCTCCGACGGCGTCACCACGGTGACGGGGATCGAGTTTGGCATCAAGCACGATCTGTTTCAGGACTacctcctcacagacactgTGTACCCTGCCATTGCCATAATGATCGTCCTGCTGgtcatgtgtgtgtacacgcgCTCTGTTTTTATCACCCTCATGACAATAATAGCCATCATCAGCTCACTGATTGTCTCTTACTTTCTCTACCGAATGGTCTTCAACTTCGAGTTCTTCCCCTTCATGAATCTCACAGCCCTCATCATCGTGGTCGGCATCGGCGCCGACGACGCCTTCGTGCTCTGCGACGTTTGGAATTACACCAAGTTTGACAAGCCTCACGCTGAGCTGTCGGAGACGGTGGGCGTGTCCCTTCAGCACGCTGCGTTGTCCATGTTTGTAACCAGCTTCACCACCGCTGCCGCTTTTTATGCCAACTATGTCAGCAACATCACCGCCATTCGCTGTTTTGGCGTCTACGCCGGCACGGCCATATTGGTGAACTACATTCTGATGGTGACGTGGCTCCCGGCTGTAGTGGTGCTACATGAACGCTACCTCCCTAATCTGTTGCCCTGCTCCAAGCCGCCACACCAGGAGCGAGGTTACTGTGCCTGCACCTTTTTGGCTGGTCTTTGCCAGAAGGTGAGCAAATGCCTGTTCGCACTCTCGGAAACATCGAGGATTTTCTTCGAGAAGGTGCTTCCCTGCATCGTCATCAAACTGCGCTACCTTTGGCTCCTCTGGTTTCTTGCCATCACTGTGGGTGGGGCCTACGTGGTCTGCATCAACCCAAAGATGAAGCTTCCCTCTCTGGAGTTGGCGGAGTTCCAGGTGTTCCGATCCTCTCACCCCTTCGAGCGCTACGATGCAGAATtcaagaagctgttcatgttcGAGAGGTTCCATCACGGCGAGGAGCTGCACAtgcccatcaccatcatctggGGCGTGATGCCCGTGGACAATGGGGACCCCCTGAATCCAAAAAACAAGGGGAAGCTGATGCTGGACAGCAGTTTCAACATCGCCAGCCCAGCAGCTCAGCTGTGGATCCTCAACTTTTGCCAGAAGCTGAGAAACCAGAGTTTTGTCTTCCAGTCAGAGGAGCAGGATTTCACCAGCTGCTTCATTGAGACCTTCAAACAG TGGATGGAGAACCAGGACTGTGAGGAGGCGTCCGTCTACCCCTGCTGCAGCCAGTCCACCTTCCCCTACAAGCAGGATGTCTTCGAGCTGTGCATTAAGAGAGCCATCATGGAGCTGGACCGGAGTACGACCTACCACCTGGTCAGCCGCACCCCCGGACCCCGATTTGACATCAACGACACCATCAGAGCTATAGTGTTGGAGTTCCAGAGTACTTATCTCTTCACGCTGGCTTATGAGAAGATGTTCCAGTTCTACAGTGAA GTGGATGCCTGGATCACAGAGGAGTTGCGACATGCCCCCGCCGGCCTCAGTCACGGCTGGTTCATCAGCAGCCTGGAGTTTTATGACCTTCAGGACAGTTTGTCTGGTGGTAccctggttgccatggcactGTCAGTGGCGGTGGCATTCAGTGTCATGCTGTTAACCACCTGGAACGTCATCATCAGCCTCTACGCCATTCTGTCAATCGCAGGAACCATATTTGTCACTGTGGGGTCCTTGGTGCTCCTCGGCTGGGAGATGAATGTTTTGGAGTCCGTCACCATTTCGGTGGCGGTAGGATTGTCGGTGGACTTTGCCGTCCACTATGGCGTGGCCTACCGACTTGCTCCGGAGCCCGACCGTGAAGGAAAGgtcattttctctctcagccGCATGGGCTCTGCCATCGCCATGGCAGCGCTGACCACCTTCGTTGCGGGCGCCATGATGATGCCCTCGACCGTGTTGGCCTACACTCAGCTGGGCACGTTCATGATGCTGATCATGTGCATCAGCTGGGCCTTCGCCACCTTCTTCTTTCAGTGCATGTGTCGTTGTCTGGGGCCCCAGGGCAACTGTGGCCAGATCCCGCTGcccaaacagctgcagtgtCAGGTCTTCTCTGAGGTTACACCAGCAGGCCCGTCCTCTCAAGAAGGGCTCCTACGGAGGGGGGGTGAGGCGGAGCATTATGAATTAGAGCCGCTGGCCTCCGATCAGAAAATTGAGGATAAACccaaggaagagcaggaggcgTGCAGCCAGCCCTGTAATGGGATCTCTTCTCTCCACCACATGGGCTCTTATTCCAGCCCCCAAGGTAAGAGCAAACCTGAGGCCGGCAGAAACAGCACGGACAATGGCGTTATGGTCCCGCTCGGCCCGCCACTGCGCTGCCGGTCTCCTCAAACCACCAACTGTACGTGTGGGGACCCGCCGCCTCCTCACCTGCATCAAGACTGGGCCCCCCACCCCTGTGCTCCGACCCCACAGGACCCTGACACTCCGCAGCTCTTCCCCCGATCGACAAACACCAGTAATAAACAAAAGGCAGGCTTGCTAACTACAAATCTGGACCCAGTGTACACCCACATGGACTGCCACATGCACTATGTCCACTGCTCCCCTGCCCattcccaccaccaccactcccagGGAAGACTTGCGACTCCAAGGCAAGGAGCCCCCCACAGCTGCCATCTCAGGAATTACTGCGCCCACACTGCGAGCCAGCAGGCTGGTTCATCCGGAGAACCCAGATTCACAGCTCAGAGCCCGGACAGAAGCCCCTCCTCAGCCATCGCGGGAGCAGCGGACTGTCAGAGACACGACACGGGCCGCTCAAGCCCAGACGGGAGTCAAAACCTCAAGCCCCCATCCCCGAAACGACCCCAGACtcaacacccctcccccacgtCAGGCGCAGCTCAATCAGCCGGTGTCGAAAGACAGACGGCAAAAGACAGTGAGCCTTGTTCCGGAGGTACCCCAGCACCCGCCACCACACAGACAGCAACGCAGGGGGACGCTCAGACCCCCGGCAGCCAGGAGAAGCTGGCCAGCGTTCCCCTCACACCGGAGGAAAGCCTCCGTCCGTGTCGGCAGAGCCCCAAAAGAGAGCGGGCGTTGTGCGCCTCGCCAAAGAGACTCTACTGTTACAACAGGACgttgaaaatgaaatgcagcTCCACTTCAGAGTTTAACGTGCCAAAAAGCGACACCAGCGTGCCTCCTATTGCAATAAACACCACCCACTCGCCTGAGAGCCTGTGTTGA